The DNA sequence AATATAATTTATTACTTTACTTCTAACTAAAAATGTTTCTTTTACTTCTCTATTCATTATTAAATCTACATATCTTTGTCTGTATCTTGTTTCTACATCTGTTAATCCATGAAATTTTTCAGGCAAAGGCCTCATGTTCTTTGAAAGCAATTCAAAATTTTGTATACGAATTGTTATCTCTCCTGTATGAGTTTTAAATAATATACCTTCAATACCTATAAAATCTCCAACAGCCATTTTTTTATAAATTTCGTAAGCATCTTCTCCTACTTCATCTTTTCTTATATAATATTGAATTTTACCTGTTGTATCTTCTACATGTCCAAAACTTGCTTTTCCTTGTCTTCTATACGCCATTATTCTTCCTGCTGTTTTTACAACAACTTCTTTTTCTTCTTCAAACATATCCATAATATCTATTATATTATTTTTTTTATCATACTTTCTACCATATGGCTCTAACCCCATCTCTTCTAACTCTTTTATTCTTTGCAATTTTAATTTCATAACTTGATTTAATTCTTTTCCTTGATTTGGCATTGCTTAATTCTCCTTTCTGTTGCTAAATTTTATTTTATAAATATTTGCTTTTACTTCCCATATTGTATTTGGAAATAAGTTTATTAATTTATCAAATTCACTTATACTTTTCTCATAATTTCCCTCTTCATAATATATAACAGCTATATTATATAATTCTTCTGGAGCTTTTATTTCCCCTTTTAAAATTATATTTTTATTAAAATATTTTAAACTTGCCACATAATCTTTCTTCAAAAAATTTAATTGCCCTAAATCAAAGTATATTTTTTTTAATAACTCTTCTTTTGGAACTTCTAACAAAATCTTATTATAATAAATTTTGGCTAATGATAAATTATATTTTTTTAATGATTTTTTCGCTTTTTTATAATACTCTTTTAATTTTATATCTTTTTTATAATTATCAATTTCAGACAAAATATCCTTTTTTTCATCATCAGGAATATTCTCTATTATATTTTTAATTTTATTTATTTCTCCATTTTTCAAATAAATATTAGATAACTTATACAAATTAGATTTTTTATAATAAACTATAGATTTTTTTTCATCTATAGTTAAATAATAATCTCCTAAAATCTCCGCAATAGATTTATCTAAAAAAATATTATAATAACCTTCTAATATTTCTATCCCCTTTTTTTTATCTATATTATTATTCAAATAATATAGTCCTAATTCTTTTTTATATCTTTCATCAAAAAATATTAATTTTTTTAATGAATATCCCTCAATATTAATATCACCTATTTTAAGACTGCTGTTATATAAATTTTTTAAAAAATAATACTCATCTTCATAGCTTAATTTAAAATTCTCTAAAATAAACAAGCTATATTTTTCCAAAATATTATATTCTTCTTTTTCATTTGATAATTTCACTATATCTTCTGCTTCTTTTTTTAAATTAATATTATTTGGAAAATTATTTTTTGTTTTTTCAAATATC is a window from the Haliovirga abyssi genome containing:
- a CDS encoding tetratricopeptide repeat protein, with the protein product MNKIKRIRLFIIFMLLIYSISFSEEKKNVADDIIIENPITVGDRLIIHNQNNEERDWSLIKKPIFSNLQFNLKKTKLNINLDIAGEYKIKSNDDLNNYKIKTVVANPVYDEKNLLEEFENGYKEKKLNLTIKIFEKTKNNFPNNINLKKEAEDIVKLSNEKEEYNILEKYSLFILENFKLSYEDEYYFLKNLYNSSLKIGDINIEGYSLKKLIFFDERYKKELGLYYLNNNIDKKKGIEILEGYYNIFLDKSIAEILGDYYLTIDEKKSIVYYKKSNLYKLSNIYLKNGEINKIKNIIENIPDDEKKDILSEIDNYKKDIKLKEYYKKAKKSLKKYNLSLAKIYYNKILLEVPKEELLKKIYFDLGQLNFLKKDYVASLKYFNKNIILKGEIKAPEELYNIAVIYYEEGNYEKSISEFDKLINLFPNTIWEVKANIYKIKFSNRKEN